Part of the Cuniculiplasma divulgatum genome, GTGAGAGGAGTTGATATTCAGGATTATGGGAAATTAAAGGAAGAAATGAAGATTGCTGAATTTATATTTCTGGCTGTTCCAGCCTCAGTTGCCCTGGGTATTATAAATGAGTTTGGTGCTACAAGGAAAATTATCGAGATATCATCCTCAAAGGATCCATTCAAAAAATTTGCGGGAAAGATAATAAGCATACATCCGCTGTTTGGTCCTCTTTCCTTAGATGATCTGAAATTGAGAAATATACTGTTCATCAATGACATTTCATTTTTAGGATCAGAAAATATAATATCTGCTCTTTTCCCTGGTTATAATATTATTCCAATGAAATCTGATGAGCATGATCACCTGATGATAGAACTTCAGGTAATACCCTATGTAATTTCCATGTTATCTTCCAGAATCTCCAGTAAAACTGAATTGA contains:
- a CDS encoding Rossmann-fold NAD(P)-binding domain-containing protein, producing MKILVVGSSGRFGATLLNLFKGTGHEVRGVDIQDYGKLKEEMKIAEFIFLAVPASVALGIINEFGATRKIIEISSSKDPFKKFAGKIISIHPLFGPLSLDDLKLRNILFINDISFLGSENIISALFPGYNIIPMKSDEHDHLMIELQVIPYVISMLSSRISSKTELKTRSRIILDQMSDVCSLQGSLTLLDTIRLNPFSKNAIETVSKTIDELRGEIFDNNTK